The window CTATCCCGGCGGCCATGCCATCTGACGTCCCCCTAGGACGTGGACATGGAGATGGGGAACCGACTGGCCTGCGTCGCGGTTGGTGTTGATGACCGCTCTGAAGCCGCCTTCCGCGACTCCGAGGTCGCGCGCCAACCGGGCGATGATCTCACACAGGCGCCCGACCAGATACCTGTCGGCCGCTTGCAGGTCGAGCACGCTCTCGACGTGGCGTACAGGCACGACCAAGATGTGCACCGGTGCCTGGGGATTGATGTCATGGAAAGCGACCACGTGATCGTCCCGGTGGACGATCTTGGCGGGCACTTCGCCACCGATAATCTTGCAGAACAAGCAGTGATCCATCGTCGTCACCTCCGCGTGCGGGAGGTTCGCGTCACAGCGCCGGTGCTCCTGCTGGAGCGTTCATTCCACGAAAGGGCCGGCGCTTCCGGCGTCGAATAGATACAACGGGGCGTCGGCGCGACTGCACGAAGATGCGGTAGAAGGCAGCCGCGCTCGCTGGGAGAGCAATGTCGGTCAGCGCGGACAAGGCGCCGCCGGCGGAATCCGCGGGTGAGTGCCGTCGGCTGCGAGCGGAGAACCGGAAATTGGCTCGCGTCGGCGAGGTGCTGCTTGCCGTGCAGGCGGCGGGCGCGGCGGTCGCGTCGCAGTCCGACCCGGCACAGGCGCTCCAGGAGATCGCCACCAAGGCGCTCGGGGCGGCAGATGCCGACGCCGCTTTCATCCTCCTCGCCGCCGCCGACCGGGAGCACCTGGAATGCAGGGCCGCGGCCGGTGAGATCAGCCCCGATATCGTGCACGCCTCCCCCCTCTTGCCGATCGCTCCCAGCGGCCTCAAGGCTTTGGGGGAAAGCGGCGGAGTTGTCATCAGCGGCAACTCGGCCGAGACGCATGCAGATCTCGGTTGCCCGGCGGCCATCGGGCTCGACAGCAAGAGCCTGGTGGTCGTGCCGCTGATCGCGCGCGGCAGCGTCATCGGAGTGCTGATAGCTACCCGGAAGCGGCGCCGCCGCGTGTTCCGAGAGGCGGACCGGCAAGTGCTGCGTCTGTTCGCGGAGCAGGCCGCTTTGGCGGCCGACAACAGCCGGTTGTACGCCCGAGCCATGGACTGGTCGGCCCAGATGCGCGGGCAGTCGCAGCCGTGGAAGGACATCCTGGACGGCATCCGCGACCCGATCATGCTGCTCGACCGCAGCGACCGGGTCGCGTTCGCAAACAACGCGGTGTTTGCGGCCTTGGGGCGCGAGCCCGAGGACGTCCTGGGGCGGGTGTGGGAAGAGCTCTTCCCACCTGAAGAGGTCGCTGCCATTCGCGCTTCCCAAGCCGCTGGCAAAGGCGGAATCCAC of the Armatimonadota bacterium genome contains:
- a CDS encoding histidine triad nucleotide-binding protein; amino-acid sequence: MDHCLFCKIIGGEVPAKIVHRDDHVVAFHDINPQAPVHILVVPVRHVESVLDLQAADRYLVGRLCEIIARLARDLGVAEGGFRAVINTNRDAGQSVPHLHVHVLGGRQMAWPPG